Genomic DNA from Excalfactoria chinensis isolate bCotChi1 chromosome 11, bCotChi1.hap2, whole genome shotgun sequence:
CTAGAAGGCTTCAGACTGAACTTAACCAATTTAAAGACTCTTTGTTTCCCTCTGCGGCATCACAAAACAAAAGTGATGCTTTCTGTACTAAAGAAGAGCGTTTTTAttccctgctccctgcccctctcccccttccccccccccccccacacacacacatttaggatctttttaaagtgaaagtcataaaaataatcttcatCCCAACATATTTTCAATCCTCTTAAAACACTCTGAACAACTAAACATAGTATGAAATTAGCGCTCGCCTCTTCCTCTTGTTCCTCCCAGAATTTTCTAATGTGTCTCACCAGTAATAAATTGTAAACGAGGCTATGACTCTAAGAGTAGACAGTGTGTTTCATGGGTATTTAAACAACAGCATTAAGTACTATAGGAATCTGTGGAATGTGGAGTGCAGATTTATGTGTCTTAACAATTTCTTTACTGGTTTGTAATAAGCCAGCAAACCGacactttatttttatattaatctGGCCTCAGAAGTAGAGTATACTGGAGCAtgacaagaacaacaaaaataaactggCACATACTTAATAACTGTAACAGCGAATTGCCTCCAATACTAAAATATTTATcgaaactgggggaaaaaagaactaCAAAGAATTACCCTCCACAGCCTGCTACCAGCTCTTTAACAGTGGGCAATGTAATGCCTTAAGGTGCCTCAAactgtctttcattttctagaCTTAATGGCTGATTGCAGAAATCAATGTTGCCATTAGTAACAGAGTATTTGTTATGGCATGATTTCCTCTGTTGTTAGACTTGCAAAATGATTACAGTATTAGTGAGGTGCTTTCTTTATAAAGGACTGAAGATATAACTTTCAATTTACTATCCATTAGTAAGTGACTTTGGAAATATAGATGAGGCCAGAAATCTTACCTGTTGTTACTTGGagattttatttcagcagtCATAGGCTAGTAACTTTAAAAATTGTACCAGGAAGCTCAATATTTTATAGACATCTCCAAAGAAATATTAATCTGCTTTGCCATTTTATACACAGAAAGTTAACAAGACATACGGTTCAATTAAAATGTTTCGGTTCAATTTCTACTTTTCTGCACTTCCAAATAGATGCAAAATAAGTGGAAGGTTTCATACGTGTTAAAATGCACACATAAGTTAAAAGATTGTAAAAAAGCTAAGTGCTTTCTATTTCCTGAATCTCCTCTTAATCAATCTGGTGGCCAGGTGTGTGCAAATATTTCAGCTAAGCAACCAATACAGTTGTGGGAATGAGGGAAATCAGAGAGGTTAGCCAACACATTCCTTATTAGTCATATTTCTCTGACCAAGAGCTCAAAGAGGGCATTTTTCTTCCACCTTTTAcatggaggggagggaaaggtcTGCAAGAGAGACACCataaacagaagaggaaaacaaaaagtccTCCAAAACATGGAGGAAGAGGCCCTTGCTGTGACACTGGCACTGGAGCACATACAGACCCTGCATGCTGCTGCCGGTGGCATGGCTGAAACGACAGCTGAAAGGCTAGGAAACCTGCCCTTGGAGGGGAGAGAGGGTGAACCGAGAATTAACCTCAAAGGTATTGAGGGAACCCAAACACAGATGTTCTTGCATATAACACCGTGTCTCTGTGGACCGTTAGAAAACGACCTAACCAGAGAATGCATAAACAACTGCTGCTGTGATTTCAAACAGTGCTACTACGTTTTCAgtgcagagagggaagaagtCATCATACCTGAAGAGGAGGGCGAGGAAGGATGTGGACTGTCCTCCTGGGCACTCCCCGTCTGCGAGAGACCCCCACCTACTCCGCTTTCTTCGGTAATGTTAGAGGAGCCTGGGGTCGTGGACCTGCTGACAGACTGCGACTCTTGATCGCTGCCAGACCCTCGACGTTCATCGAGACTCCCTTGGATTATTtcatcttctcctttcctgtctCTTTTGTGGACCCTGGAGTGCACAACCACTTGGTGGTATGTTCTAAAAACCCTCCCGCAGTCCGGGCATTCAGTTGGCTTTTCTTTTACGTTTCCATGACTTTGTAAGTTGTAATCGAGTCCCTGGTTCATACCATGTGACAAAAAATCTCTACCGCCTTCTAAAGGGTCTAGTTTGTTTGGCAAGTCTCTCTGATTGCCCATTTTAGTGCTGTGAACCAAATCAGCAGGCATTTTCTGCTTAGAGCCATCTGCTCCTACTAACACATACTCCCGCTTCTCCTTATCAAACATAACTCCAGCATTTGCCAAAGTGTCTTCATGGCTGCGCTGTATCTGCTGCTCTTTAGACAAAAAGCCATGTTCCATGGCCATTCCCCTTGCCATAAGCTGCCAGGCCTGATAGCTGTTTACTGGatccatctctgctgctttggcGGCAGCTTGTAACCTTTCTATACAGCTGGATTTCAGAGGAGGCACCAGATTGAGACAGCCCAATAAAGAGTGTTTATCCCCTTCAGCAATACCGTGGCCAATGCCAGAAATGGGTGAAAGGAGCTTTCCCAagacttctttctctttcatggGCATGTCTCCCTTGTTATAGATTTGATTTTGTTCACTTAAGCTGGCTTTGTCAGGAGGAAGAAACCCACTCTGCAAACAGGACAGGTATCTCGAATACAAGTTTGCATGGGCTTCCTGGGACATACTGCTGATGGAGACAGGTACTTCAGGATCATTAGGAGATTTGTTCTTGACAGATAACTTATTCAGGTGAACTTTCATGTGATTTTTAAGGAACCAAGGCTCTTTGAATCGCCTCCCGCAGATCTGACAGCAGTGTTCAAAGGAATCCTTGTGCTTCCTCATGTGGCCTTTTAGGAACCAGGCTTGGCTGAACACTTGGCCACACACCTCGCAGCGGAACTCATTGGTGGACTGCTCCCCATTCCCATTGGAGCCCTGGCCCTGTGCTGACTCTGCGGTTATGTGAGCCTTCTCCACGTGGCTGATCAGCTCCTCTTCCTGCGAGGCAGCGAAGTCACACAGGGTGCACTTGTAAGGCTTGTGCAGGATCCTTATGTGCCTGTCCAGCTCTTCTCGCTTTTTAAACTTGCCTTTGCAAAATGTGCATCTGAACCCAGCTGTCTGAGCAACAACTTCTTCCTGGACACTGACTGGTTTTGGAGAGGGTACAGGGTTCGAAATATCAGGTGTGCTGTGATTAGCTGGCACAGACAAGTTGCAATTTGTGAGAGGCATTGGCTGAGtatgctgctgtgctttcacATCTGGTCGTGGCTGCAAGAGGCTGCTCTTCATCTGCTTGTCCCGAAGAATTGCTCTCTCCTCCAGCTCATgtaaaagtctgttttcttctcgGACTCTTCCACGGCCTTTGCCGAGGTTTCCAAGTTTATGAGTACGCAGGTGTATCTTCAGGTTGCCTTTCTGAGCTGCTCTGTGATCACAGTATGGACACTTAAACGGTTTCTCTCCAGTATGAGTGCGCATGTGCAGCGACAGAATGCTGTTAAATCGAAAGCGCTTTCCACAGAGGGGACACGGgtactttctgtttttcctggcaTCATCCTCTATATCGCTCATCTGAGACATAATCCCTAGGTTCTGTCCATTTAAGAACTGCTGCAGATCTACGCGCCCATTCAAACTGGTGTCAACCTCTCTGTTGAGCTGGTTTGCTAACAGTGCCATCTGACTGCTGATGGGCTGGTTTGCTATTGACATGTGGCTTTTGTCTTCTAGAGGTGCTGATGCCTTCTCCTCTGGATTCTGCCTGTTCTGGAGCTCCGGGAAGGCATGGCTGAGCTGGGAAGTGATCTGGTGCAGCTTCTGGCTCATTGAATACTGCCCATTGAGTATGGTGCTGTTGAGATGGGCGTCAGCTTctggcacagctgaagaaacaCCAAGGCACAAACTAGCTTCCTCCATCTCTGAAAATCAGAAGATATTTTAGATTCAGACTGTGAAAGAGTTACAAGCATTGAATCGCTGACATacaatttgcattttctgttttacctACCCATAACAATGCAAAGGAATTAGTGTAAAAACCATAAAAAGTGTATTAAATGCCAACTGTGCTACGCAATTGTGACCATGTATGTGCTTTCATCATTCCGTGTGTTTACTGATAAACATTAATTACTATTTAAAATTATGCCACAATTTCAAAATCTAATTATTACGGAGGGGGCAAGGGCTTTTACCATCTCCCTTGTCTTTCTTCTTGTGAAATTGCACCTGTTCACATTTCTAAGTCTATACTGAAAGAAACGTTATGCATCTCTCCCATTTCCATCAGAAAagccagcaaaaataaataaataagtaaataaaattccATTTGTAACTTTCAGTTCCATTAACCATATTCTATATATTACACGTTCTACAATGAGAAAGATAGTTTTATGATTTGACAAAAAATGATGGTATGATATTTACTGGTGTACAATAAAACAAGATAAtgttttgggaaaaaataaagtaaaggACAAGCTTTAGAACAATAAAAGGGATTTTGCTTTAGTCAACAAAAAGTGCAGTAATATCTCATTAAGCTGATTAGTATGCTGCTTAGAAACAGTACTAGGTGCTGTAACACATGATTATAATCATAAAAATCCTTCAGTGTTTGCAAGTAAGCATTAACGAGGTATATTAAATTTTAAGGAGACTGCGACTAGCAGCTTTGTAAACCTCTGAGATTAAGATTTAACCCTTCTGTTACAAAACATtgttattttgtcattttgaaaTTGAGCCCATCAAAAGGCACATAAATTATCTGCTGCCAAGTCTCCTAATTCATCATTGAGAACgttcagatttcatttcttagGAAAACTTGCCGGATTACAGAGGAATATCTCTGTCCTTCGATGGGTAAAATGTGTGATTTAAGGcactttgatttgttttaaagagcTCTCTTATGGAACTAGATAAAACCAATTAAAATCTGGGGAAGGTGTTGTGGAAAGCCTCAACAAGTTTAAGAATTTTAATAACTTTCCTAATACGCAGTAATGACTACAAATTGTACCCACACTATGTATACTGCAGAAAATTAGAATTCAAAGCTGTTTGTTAAACACAAGTGCTTGGTTCTGGTCTGCATAATTGTCCACAGTAATCTTCTATACTTGCCACTTCTCTACGatacaaagaaataatgtaaaattctaaaataaaataaaaagttctaCATTAATAAGTCTCAAAAAATATGAAGCTGTAAGGTTATACTGGAACATAATTCAGATCTGTG
This window encodes:
- the ZNF536 gene encoding zinc finger protein 536 — encoded protein: MEEASLCLGVSSAVPEADAHLNSTILNGQYSMSQKLHQITSQLSHAFPELQNRQNPEEKASAPLEDKSHMSIANQPISSQMALLANQLNREVDTSLNGRVDLQQFLNGQNLGIMSQMSDIEDDARKNRKYPCPLCGKRFRFNSILSLHMRTHTGEKPFKCPYCDHRAAQKGNLKIHLRTHKLGNLGKGRGRVREENRLLHELEERAILRDKQMKSSLLQPRPDVKAQQHTQPMPLTNCNLSVPANHSTPDISNPVPSPKPVSVQEEVVAQTAGFRCTFCKGKFKKREELDRHIRILHKPYKCTLCDFAASQEEELISHVEKAHITAESAQGQGSNGNGEQSTNEFRCEVCGQVFSQAWFLKGHMRKHKDSFEHCCQICGRRFKEPWFLKNHMKVHLNKLSVKNKSPNDPEVPVSISSMSQEAHANLYSRYLSCLQSGFLPPDKASLSEQNQIYNKGDMPMKEKEVLGKLLSPISGIGHGIAEGDKHSLLGCLNLVPPLKSSCIERLQAAAKAAEMDPVNSYQAWQLMARGMAMEHGFLSKEQQIQRSHEDTLANAGVMFDKEKREYVLVGADGSKQKMPADLVHSTKMGNQRDLPNKLDPLEGGRDFLSHGMNQGLDYNLQSHGNVKEKPTECPDCGRVFRTYHQVVVHSRVHKRDRKGEDEIIQGSLDERRGSGSDQESQSVSRSTTPGSSNITEESGVGGGLSQTGSAQEDSPHPSSPSSSDIGEEAGRSVGVQQPALLRDRSLGSAMKDCPYCGKTFRTSHHLKVHLRIHTGEKPYKCPHCDYAGTQSASLKYHLERHHRERQNGAGPLSGQAASQEHKEETSSKSSVFIRPDILRGAFKGLPGIDFRSGMVSHQWTSGMLSSGDQQGQAAGMSSEASSENMKGSDISSKGAHFSEVGRAYQNMVGNGVNFQGSLQAFMDNFVLSSLKKEKEMKDKALSDPLSAKALVSDGGEEKINSKSSQRKTEKSQYEPLDLSVRPDAASLPGSSVTVQDNIAWHGCLFCSFTTSSMELMALHLQANHLGKAKRKDNIIGNNKEQSREASASVNKVSLLSSSVQSSKEAVVANMLSQLDSASEKMTQGQNKETLGEQKSSAWPSHMESTFCNFTTDFYKQFGVYPGVIGTGTQNSCTSNEPEIKPQSEDDPNILLSDSVNKSATDDLSDIASSEDMESSKEENIEDEDIETEPDIMNKQLSALNKESSEGGDNIQSAVTSQPAQGLVSPLPQASEKQWHSQSLLSSHETAQGVMKPEQVQGPQVLEKQMNMLSVLRAYSSDGLAAFNGLASSTATSGCIKRPDLCGHRPFQCRYCPYSASQKGNLKTHVLCVHRMPFDNSQYPDRRFKRSRADSEAPGSLEDVAGRAAGPAEQAEEGGHGLE